ACTGTGATGTTTCCATCGTTGTCAAGGGACAGGCTTTCAAGGCACACCGTGCAGTCCTGGCAGCGAGCAGCTCCTATTTCCGTGACTTGTTCAGCTCAAACAACTGCACGAGCTTCGAACTGCCCACAGCTGTCCAGCCGCAGTCCTTCCAGCAGATCCTAGCATTCTGTTACACTGGCAGGCTTAGCATGAACATGGGTGACCAGTTCCTCTTGATGTACACAGCCGGCTTCCTCCAGATCCAGCAGATAATGGACAAGGAAACTGAGTTCTGCCTGAAGGTCAGCTCACCGCGGTGTGACTCCCAGGGCCTGCACGTGGAGGAGACACCCTCCGAGCCTCCGAGCCCCGCGCAAGCCTCCCGATCGCTGGCGGCGACCCCTCTCTCGCTGGTGTCGCGTGTCAAGACGGAGCAGGCCGAGCTGGACTCTGTGCAGTTCACTCCCATCGGCAAGCGCCTGTGGGACAACGGCCAGCGGGAGGGGAACGGCAGTGCCAGTTCCAAGCTGGCTCGGGTTTCCCATGGAGCCCCCGCAGGTCGGCAGCAGGGGTGTGGAGGAGGTGGGCAAGGCAGCTCAGACCGCACCAGTCCCGGCACCTCCAGTGCCTACACCAGTGACAGTCCTAACTCCTACCAGAATGAAGAGGACGAGGAGGAGGAAGGCAGCGAGGATATGACCGAGGAGCACTACAGACAGATCTGTAACATGTACACTATGTACAGCATGATGAATGTGGGGCCGCCAGGTAAGCCTGCTATGTGCTATCTTGCTATCAGTGGCAACATCCAGATTGCCAATTTAAAGGGGCAACTGCTATCGGGAGCATTGGCTCCATGTGATTTCCTAGCATTTAAATCTCTTACATTGGCTGTAACTGAGGAGTGGGTGGGTGGGAGGCAACAGGGCAGGCGCAGAACAGAGAGGCTGAGTATTTCCTACATCATGCAAGAAGGAATTTTGTCCCTATAACCTGGTGCAGATCCAAACTTGGGGCGGGATATCTTAGGAAAAATGATGTGCACCTGCCCGCGAAGAGCTGTTTGGTGCATGCATGATGGGGAATGTTTGACACAAATATGATGGGAAGTGTTTGGAGAGATGGCAAGGAGTAGCCCAAACTATTACAATCATGTTGGTTAAGAGAAACCCTCTGTTGCGGTGCATTACAAACAAAGCGTACTGAGTCACGAGTCTCTGTGATGGGAGAATCCAGTTTGGAGCTCGAGGTAGGAGACTGGAGCTGCTTTGTACCGGAAGACAGTAGTTCATAGAGGAAAATGCAGAACAACAAGGGCCCCTCCAAATATCATTAAACATATCAGACCTCACTCTCAAATTGGGGATGGTTCAGAGCGCTTTCATGCCGTTCATTGTTTCCTCACTTGTCCATTTGTCTCTCTCCTGAAGCGTGGTCACACTGGGCTCCGCCGTGTAATGTACAGATCTAGCTGGTGACTCAGTGGAGATGGGGATCTGCTCCTCCTACTGGGTAACCAACCCCCATAATCTGACAGCAAATTCTCAGGGCTTCCATGGGTCCAGCACTCCTGGGTGTGAAAATGTTTTCACCGTGGAGAGTTGTCACTGGAGGGAGGGTCAGTTTCTCTCATCACCTGCACAGCTTTAAGAACACCTTCAAAAACAGAAATAGAAActgttgcatttctatagcgcctctagccctcaagacatcccaaagcgctttacagccaacaaagtacctttgaagtgtagtcgcttttgtaatgtaggaaacatggcagccagttagtgcacagctagctcccacaaacagcaatgaccagataaataatgaccagataatctgtttttttagtgatgttgggatgtgggataaatattggccaggacaccggggagaactctcctATCCTTCTTCGAAAtagttgccatgggatcttttcagttcacctgagagggcagacggggccttggtttaacgtctcatccaaggtggcacctctgacagtgcagcaatccctcagtgctgcattggaatgtcaccctagattgtgtgctcaagtctctgaagtgggcctTGAACCAACAACTTTCGGACTGAGAGGCGcaggtgctacccactgagccacagctgacaccaattCGAGCACCCATCGGCCAGATTCCTGACAGTGTAACTGACTAACGTCTTGAGTTTGAAGAACACAGCGACTGATGCCTCGCCTGGTCCTGACCACCATAAACCAATTTGAAATACtagcctgttctgctgcatctgcaccAGCACACGGCAGCCTGAGAAAGAGACTGCTCGGCTCCACGTTGTGTAACTTGAATGTCCGAGCTGGAATGTGCTGAACAGAATTTTGTCCTGCATTTTCCTCAGTCATCTCCTGGTTCAGTGCACATCATCAGCGTAAAGAGTTTGTTAAATTACAGAATTACCTTGTTTTTCCCTGCACACTTGGTCAATAAGTAAAACCTCGATAAATACACAGCACCTATGTCAGCATCTTTGGAGGGAGAGGTTTAATTAATGTCTTGGATGTAGACTCTTCTTCAAagcagttatgttaaacttgtacagaaacttggttagaccacacttggaatactgtctcCATATTATGAAAAAGATACAggagcactggagaaggtgcaaaaaaaatttACTAGGAAGGTACCAGAACTGACTGGTTCTaaatatcaggaaagactgaacggtATGCGGCTGCTTTCTcggaaaagagaaggctaaggatgacctgatagagggtctttaaaattatgaaaggggtttgatagggtgctgtagaaaagatgtttccacttgatagggagccataaatataagacagtcactaataatgaGAAACGtcgttacccagagagtggtgagaatgtggaactcgctaccacagggagtaattgAAATGAATGgcatagatgcttttaaggggaagcAGGCTAAGcacatggagaaaggaatagaaggatatgttagggTGAGAGGAAGTCGGGTGGGAGGAGGTTCGCATGGAGGCGAAATACCAGCATGGGCCAGTTGGGCCGaacggccagtttctgtgctgtgcattctatGTATTGCACCTTATCATCAGAACCGTTTTGTTGGTTTTTTCCCCCAGCGGCCGAGCGGGTCGAAGCCCTGCCCGATCACTTGACCACAGATGCCCGCTCGAGGGTGCGGATGCGGCGAGACCTGGCGGCATTGCCAGCTGAACTGATCACCCAGATTGGTAACAGATGTCACCCCAAGCTTTACGCAGAGGGGGATCCCACCGAGAAGCTGGAACTTGTTACAGGTACGGCCCACGTTTCAGATGCCTTTCGCCGTCATTGAGGCTTTCCCACTCCCCAGCTACTCCGCCAGGTTGGCCTTCGCATCGATGGTCATCCTGCTTGTGTCTGGGCTGTTTCATTTGGTGAAGAATGATTGCTtgagtttatttttattttttgtgaCAGGAACCAGTGTCTTCATCACTCGAGCTCAATTAATGAACTGCCATGTCTGTGCAGGAACACGTCACAAAGTCCTCCTCCGAAGGCTGCTCGCATCCTTCTTTGACCGGTAAGATGGGCaagaaaccaagtgaaattaaaaCCAGAACAATGTCGGAAacattcaacaggtcaggcagattttgcagagagagagagagagttgacttTTCAGGTcgacaacctttcatcagaactggaagatgttaaagatgaacagcttttaagcCAGGGAAAATGGGAATCCGGgaaagagcgagaggggggaggtcagtgattgggtggagggcaggaatgattaaatgagaaaagggtcGACAAAATACAGACGGGAATATTGCAACAGGTCAAAGGATAAGTGAAAAGATTGCCTATCAGACTGAAAGTACTAGCTTAGACAGAACCAAAGAAGAGTCATatccaacctgaaacattaactctgcttctctatccaccgatgctgtcagacctgtggagtatttccagcactttctgtttattgtGGTTATGTTTTCCCCTTAAACTCTGAGGCTTTGCATTAAGCAGTCAGGGACAGGGAGAGGATGCCTTCATGGTTGAGCAGCCTGCTGACATTCAGTGTTTGTGCAGGAAGTGCCTGTGAAACTGGATCCCAATACAAGCCAACACTTTTGTGGAAAGAAAGGAAGGAGGGGGCGGGAAATACAGCTGTAATTTCAGCCCAATTCCTGGAAAGTTTTGTAAAACCAGGCATTGGAGAGCAGCCTATTATGAAAAGAATTTGAGCAGGAGACCTGTTGTTCACACTACTGTATTCTGTGGATTTGTTTATGTTCTTCCTCTCCTGCTACAGGAACACGCTGGCAAACAGCTGTGGCACTGGAATCCGCTCCTCGACAAATGACCCGAGCAGGAAACCTCTGGATAGTCGAGTCCTCAATGCAGTAAAAAGTGAGTATGGTGAGGCCAGACCCTGTGCTCACAGGTCAGCCTGTGACTCCTCCTGGAAcattcagcagcatctgtggacgccacaaactcagtcactctccctggccGCTGTCTGAAGCTAAATCAGACCGTTCTTAACCTTGGTGTCTTATTTGAccctcaagatgagcttccaactacatatccgctccatcatcaagactgcctacttccacatctgcaacatcatcTGTCGCTGCccctgcatcagctcatctgctgctgaaaccctcatccatgtctttcttACCTCTCGGATCAACTATTCCTTgcctggcaacacctcaattttaaaattctcatccttgctttcaataacctcctccagccctacaacagtcCGAGAATTCTGCGTTCCTCcacttctggtctcttgtgcatcccataCTTCCTTCACCACTGCCCTCCCCGCCGCCCCTGTCCTCACTGGCAGCCGTACCTTCACCTAAACTTCacatttaaaacactccttaaaactatTTCTTTAatcaaggttttggtcacctgtactaatgtctccttctttggcttggcattAGTTTTTGTCTGAGTACACTTATGTGAAGAgtattgggacgttttactatgtttaaaggtgctatataaatgcaagttactgttgttGTAAGTCAGTAAAGGCATTCATTGCTTCCTCCTGGTGCTGTGTTAGCTGAATAGCCTGTAACCAGTTGCTAATAGATTGTTTCCCTCTGGAATATCTCCTGCTTCCTCCCCCAAAGGGACGTGCCTGATCTCGGCATGCTACTCCCCATGATAGCCTGGCCGAGATAAGGAGAACACTGCAATCTCCGTGGGATATCGCAATACTGGGCAAATCATCTGCCAATCCTTCAAAGGCTCTTTTGTAAAGGGCTACTAGCTCCCCATATCTGTGTACTGTTTATAAAGTACCCATCTCTGCTGAAGTACCCTATCACAGCTGGGTCAGGGAGGCCTGGTAGAATCAGGCATTGCAGTGATGCTGCTGTTGTCAAATAGGCTGCCGACATTCACCGTCTAGTCTCACACAAAAGGAATTGCCACTGGAGTGAAGTTCCTGTGGTCTACAGGTAGCCACAGATCTGTTTCCCCAGCAACATGTCAGCATCTTCCGGAGAGGAAGGAAAGAGAAAATaagtttttaattaaaaaaaaaaaattataacacTAATTAATTCTAAATTGCCACTCAAATCTACATCAATGAGTTATAATAATTAGCATGTCTTTCTATCTTCAGAACTGCCAGCCATTTGCATAGGCTTGGCCAGGGCCAAttagttttgtgtgtgtgtgggttttttttttttagaaattgcTCCTTTATGCCCCATTTGTCATGCAGCTCCCACTCTCATCTGTTACTGTCGCAGGTTAAGTGGAGCCACCTATCTGAATGTCAAACCAGCTGTCCTGTTTCATTTTACTTGCTGGTTGGGTGTATTCTGGAAAAACTGCTGCATTAACCATGAAATTAAATGAGCAGCAAGGCATTTATTCAAATTGATTCTTCCTCTCAAATTTTGCACCGCCTCGATCCATTAGCAGTGCTTCCTGGCTGTTCCATTATAATGAAATATAAGCATGCCAAATTCTAACTAAATATGTTTTCTTTTAGTTATGTGAACTAAAATAGATTTTGGGTGAATCTCCATTCATAGTTTTCAGACTTTTCTTTGTGAATACCAACAACCTACATTTATTTAGTgctattaaaatattaaaatgtcccaaggaacttcacagcaTTATCAGAGAAAACTGGGCATCGAGCCAAAGGAGGGGTTAAGATGGGTTgctaaaggtttggtcaaagaggtagattttaagcaggATTTTAAAGAAGGAGAGACAGAATTGAACAGCCCATCAGAATAATGAGATTAAAAGTTG
This genomic window from Heterodontus francisci isolate sHetFra1 chromosome 43, sHetFra1.hap1, whole genome shotgun sequence contains:
- the nacc1b gene encoding nucleus accumbens-associated protein 1 encodes the protein MAQTLQMEIPNFGNNILESLNDQRLQGLYCDVSIVVKGQAFKAHRAVLAASSSYFRDLFSSNNCTSFELPTAVQPQSFQQILAFCYTGRLSMNMGDQFLLMYTAGFLQIQQIMDKETEFCLKVSSPRCDSQGLHVEETPSEPPSPAQASRSLAATPLSLVSRVKTEQAELDSVQFTPIGKRLWDNGQREGNGSASSKLARVSHGAPAGRQQGCGGGGQGSSDRTSPGTSSAYTSDSPNSYQNEEDEEEEGSEDMTEEHYRQICNMYTMYSMMNVGPPAAERVEALPDHLTTDARSRVRMRRDLAALPAELITQIGNRCHPKLYAEGDPTEKLELVTGTSVFITRAQLMNCHVCAGTRHKVLLRRLLASFFDRNTLANSCGTGIRSSTNDPSRKPLDSRVLNAVKIYCQNFAPNFKESEMNAIAADMCTNARRVVRKSWIPKLKLLMVEGDAYHSFISDTTGVNLESDVLNAEQALEAANHDGEAGSSLESAQ